A region of Piscinibacter gummiphilus DNA encodes the following proteins:
- the tagF gene encoding type VI secretion system-associated protein TagF yields MSSTGFGDLLVGAGEGSGAAGWFGKLSVLGDFAHRRLPQPFVDVLDDWLSRGMEASRAQLGDEWLDVYLTGPLWRFALSPGVVDPQWWFGVMMPSVDKVGRYFPLVVARSAAMAPESASGVAGLDRWFHHVSAAVLGTLQPTATLQSFDDALTAAPVWPDALPTRRPDVAHLPGRDRYSLDGEAVLAQWVAGMGLREAMQVCAGKSLWWPDHANTPDTSLSITAGLPEPTHFALMLEGEW; encoded by the coding sequence GTGAGCAGCACGGGCTTCGGCGATCTGCTGGTGGGGGCGGGCGAGGGCAGCGGCGCGGCCGGCTGGTTCGGCAAGCTGTCGGTCCTCGGCGACTTCGCCCACCGGCGCCTGCCGCAGCCCTTCGTCGACGTGCTCGACGACTGGCTCTCGCGAGGCATGGAAGCCAGCCGCGCGCAGCTCGGAGACGAGTGGCTCGACGTCTACCTGACCGGGCCGCTGTGGCGCTTCGCGCTGTCGCCGGGCGTGGTCGATCCGCAGTGGTGGTTCGGCGTGATGATGCCCAGCGTCGACAAGGTCGGGCGCTACTTCCCGCTCGTGGTGGCGCGGTCCGCGGCCATGGCGCCGGAGTCGGCGTCCGGTGTCGCCGGCCTCGACCGCTGGTTCCACCACGTGTCGGCCGCCGTGCTGGGCACGCTGCAGCCCACGGCCACGCTGCAATCGTTCGACGACGCGCTGACGGCCGCCCCGGTGTGGCCCGACGCGCTTCCCACGCGCCGCCCCGACGTCGCCCACCTGCCGGGCCGCGACCGCTATTCGCTCGACGGCGAGGCGGTGTTGGCACAATGGGTGGCCGGAATGGGCCTGCGCGAAGCCATGCAGGTCTGCGCCGGCAAGAGCCTGTGGTGGCCCGACCATGCCAACACACCCGACACCAGCCTGAGCATCACCGCGGGCCTGCCCGAGCCCACGCACTTCGCGTTGATGCTCGAAGGCGAGTGGTGA